In Zingiber officinale cultivar Zhangliang chromosome 3B, Zo_v1.1, whole genome shotgun sequence, a single window of DNA contains:
- the LOC121967610 gene encoding protein AF-17-like, producing the protein MKQLAMERADDHQARRRVVVDSSGGGGGGGGGGGGGFAMRSRHTSLNSSSLNQLLPNHQHFGPISHYNLQQQQMSYWASLPPASLQFPPLLPLPTKATRSTEKQAKPVNQRKGSGSSQARVERKVKEEEECIYSLSPPPSDLPLPSFVLTMQKNKGVAVEAAAGDAR; encoded by the exons ATGAAGCAGCTAGCCATGGAACGTGCAGATGATC ATCAAGCCCGAAGAAGAGTCGTCGTTGATTCTTcggggggaggaggaggaggaggaggaggaggaggaggagggtttGCAATGAGGTCCAGACACACGTCTCTCAACTCATCATCCTTGAATCAACTCCTTCCTAATCACCAACATTTTGGACCTATATCGCATTATAATTTGCAGCAGCAGCAGATGAGTTATTGGGCCTCTCTTCCTCCTGCTTCTCTCCAGTTtccccctcttcttcctcttcctaccAAGGCAACGAGATCGACGGAGAAGCAAGCGAAGCCCGTGAATCAGAGGAAGGGAAGCGGCAGCTCTCAGGCGCGGGTAGAGAGGAAagtgaaggaggaggaggagtgcATTTACTCGCTTTCGCCGCCGCCCAGCGACCTTCCGCTGCCCAGTTTTGTTCTGACCATGCAGAAAAATAAAGGAGTTGCCGTGGAAGCTGCTGCGGGTGATGCACGATGA